GGCCTGCCAACAAGTGATGAGATGCAGAAACAAGACATTCTGAAGAAGTTCATGTCAgaggtaaattttttttttatacaaagaTGCTAGATGTTCAAAATATCGGTTGGCGGGTAATCGGGTGAAGTTGGCTTGATTGGGACATGTATTTATCATGGGTTGAAATGGTTTTGGTTTACCCAACTCATCCATAAGTTATCTGTTTTTCCAGCAAAAGAATTTAAGGTTATTATGATTGCTATATCATTATCAATAATGtttgttatttaaaatataatatgtagAAGCTGAAAGTGTTGAACTTAATACTTTTGGCTTCCGACCCAGTCTACATGGATCACTTTTTTGACCAGTTAAACTCGTAGCTAAATTATAGTTTTGTGGTTATTAGGGATAAAGCATAATCCAGGTTCAGTTATTTGCAAGTATAATCTGTGTTATACTGGCACCTGTTACTGTAGTTTCTGGCTGGCTTAACTTATTTTTACTGATAACGATATTGCAATCCATGCAGCACCCTGATATGGACTTTTCAAGGGCGAAGATAAACTAACGAGGATGTGGTATTTTGAGCTTGGTTCCGCAAATGCCTTGGCAATTTTGCCTTTTGGAGATAGAAGCGTACTGTCTTGGAAATACTAGAATGCAACTTGGTTCAAACCTCTGTTAATACAAACTTTGTTAAGGCTAGCTTTTTCGGGAAACCATGTATGGTCAAAACCTAATCATTTGCGAATCCAAGTGTTGTGCTTTTCTGTTTCAATTCTTGctgtttttctttctaaatgGTGTTATTTGCTTGAATAATGATGTGTTGATTCATTTTCCAAATACAGTAACATGAATTTAATGATAGATGTTTGGTTGATAGCTGATCAACTCTTTAGTTCATGGCTCAGCCTCAGCGGACCAATAAGTCACCAGGTCAATAAGCCACACTTGATTGACACAAAGGTCTTGTTTTGTAGTCCTTGGTCGAAACATTTAGAGGAGCATATTAACCCGTAAGATATACGACTAATTGGAGAgaacaaatttaacaaaaacGTCTATTTCATAACTCAGTTGTATGAATGTATGCCAATAACTCATGGCAGCTGCTTGCTTTTATTCCCGCTTTTGCCACATGGTTTTTTTCTGTCCAGAATGCTGAAGAGAAGTCTTCAGAACATATTACCCAATGATCAAAGAAGTCTAAAAACACATCTCTATTAGTAAAAAAAGTTATCGTAAGAactcataaaaatatcataaaggCCACGCAATCAGGAATTGTAGGTGAAATCATTCTGTCGagactaaaaacaaaaataaaccaATGACGAATGTaaactgttcaaaaaaaaaaatattaatgaatGTAAAGCAACAATGAATAAAATTAGTCGTTTTTCAAATTAGAATTCTTAAGAGTTTCATCATAAGCTAAACATCATACGTGATTTGGCAAATTGGGTTGGCAATTGGCTGGATAATGGATCACAAATGATTTGATAGAAACAGATTTGTTATGGCCTTATGGGTTTTGCTACTTTGATTAACTCGTAATTGAGTTCAAACAGTTACATATTTTGGGAATTATGCTATTACGATAGTGTTTTAGTTAGTAACTAGATTTATgtccgtgtcaaatacacgggttatttataatatttttaaaatgtaataaattattaaatacattaatttaaatataagaaaaaacaaatttaaaataatatacttCGAGAatattgaacaaatatattgtattttatattttgaaatactttttgtaaacaatgtttcatatgttgaaaaaagttttaaccaatttttttttgaacggcattcTGTTTCACTCCTActtctaaattacacgtatgtctgAAAATCATCCACCCTCACAATTGTCCCCTGATTTTGACACATGTGtaataattaggaggatttttaggtcATTATTTTAGGAGGATTCATcatttatcttaaaaaaaaactctcaaGTCGATGGTTAAAAATTctgatagatataaatatatatttagagctAAAAGtgtattgatggaaaacaaaatgGTACTTGTATAAATTAGTGAGACTGtttctataaatattaatataaataataatataatatatttaaataatgattattaggattatgATGACAGAagtgaaagtcaatttgatgaattcGAACGATAtaattggtcaataagtcattagttcagcTGTATTTTACTCCCTCCGTTCCACTAAATGtgtccacttttaaattttcaaagtcacttttttacaactttgaccttaaatatctttgtttgtatcGTATAACACTTGATGAAAATTACAtgaattaattgagttttaCATATGTTTACATCGGTATAACTTTCACtgagtattatataatacaaaaaaagaTATTCAAGGTCAAAGTTGCAAAAATTGACTTTGAAAACTTTGGTTTTCTTTGTGGCTATGCTATGTAATTTGATCCATAAAGTACTGACCGACCAGCTTGTAAGTATAAGCAACTGAAATTGTCATTTCCAATCGTTGCTTCTGTGTGGCGTAACTTAGCTACTGATGCCAAACTTGACATTTGTGTAGTACCGTCTACCGTGAGAACGTGGTGTGATGTTTTCGCCTTGGTTCTGTTTGGAAAAAGTAGATTACAAACTTGGTTGAGATCTATCAATACAAAATTAGTTGTGGCTACTTCAGTAGTTCTTTTGTGAAAATACGTATGGTAAAAACCTATTCATTTGCGAATCCAAGTGTTGGTCTTTGTGTTTGAATGCCTTTGTTTTCTATCCTAAAGGTGTCATATACTTATATGCTTGATTGATGTTGTGATAATtcattgtcaaaaaaaaaaaaaatttacatgcCTTCAACGATACATGCTTAGGGTGTTGGCAACGATGGATGTTCCCGGTAGTGAGTGGTGGGACGACTCACTCACACACCGCCGCCATCACCTAAGCACTCACGCGTGAATGAATTTGAGTGGTCCAACCACATCGGGTGATAAGTGGGTGGAACGAAAATCAAGGCAATAATGACTCTTTTTTGTCaacagatttttttttgtttttgtctcTTTCACccatttttttatgttatttaaaatTGTTGTGAGTGGTGACAATGCCAACAAAAATTGAGTGAGTGGTGAGTGATGCATTTGAGATGGCACAACGTGATTGGTTGGAAGTGAGTGGTGAGTATGTGGTGAGTGAATGGGATGCCATCACCCATAGAAATTATGCTTTCCAGTCGAGGCATTGACTTGCAAATTTGCAATACAACTAAATTTCACTGTTACCAACTTACGCTTAGATTTCTAGCATTTATTCCTATTTCTTATTAACACACTGAAACAATAGTGTCCAGAATGTTATAAGCTCATCGTTGTTGGTATTGAAATTAGGTCATCTTTTCTTATCAATTGCCCAGTGCCCCAGTTCGACTTGATTAGTAATGTTGAATGCATCCTGTGTTATATTTCTGGTTAATCAGAATCCCAATATTCCTTTTTGTTGATTGTTATTCCAAGAACCCGAGTAGATGTGGTATCATTAGTAATGTAACCAGTCAAAAACTGTCTAGACGCTATGTTTAATCCTTAAAATCATTCAAATCCATCATATTAATAATGTCggtaaaaagtttaattttccAGAGCAACTTTTCATTAGTAGCTACAGTTTATTAGAAATGGTTAACTGTGAACTAAATACAAATACGACCAGCCTGGACTGTTTTGGTTAACTCatttgacccattcataagACACCTTTAATGTGTAGATGTTTATTCTTGGATCTGCAACTAGTAAAACTAATTGATTTTATATGTAGCAGTTGAAGGACCGTTAAAAAGTATTGCTGATGATGGAGAGTTGATTATGGCTTCAATCTTTCCAACAGTTTATGGGCTTCAATAAATCCACCTAAGGGTCCCAAAGATGAGTATTTAATCCTTCTCCACCTGAGTAGTATTTGAATAAGTTAAACTGGTTGTTTGAGACTTTATTTAGGAGTAATAATAGTCGGAACAAAAATAAGATTAATGTGATGATGAAACAAAAGAATGCACACCTGGGTACATACGGAAGTGCCATACAGTGAAGGTGGAGATGGTTAACGCTGTTGAACGGAGGTTGATGAAAACCAAATCTGTTGCAAGAGGTAAAAAAGATTACATGTCATGCTCAGTAAAGacacaaataatataaatagaaaatggtGTTAGCTTTAGGACTCTTGGGTCATAAGTTCGCTATAAATTGTAGCATCTAAAGTTTAGTGTTAGACTCCTAGCCAAACTCAAAGATGGAATTGCTACCTGTACTGAATGGAATTAGGTGCATCTCTGCTTAGTAGCATCTGCCCCACATTAAACATGTGATTGACTGGAAAAGATGATAACTGGTATCAAACAATGAACATAtggaaaaaagaaattgatatATCGTTAAAAATTGGCTAGAAAAGATTATTGCTCTATATGAGAAAATAATACCCAGAGTATGGTCTTCTGTCGTCCTACGAAGGTCCTTGACTGTTGCAATGTGTTCCACAGGAATCACCAAATAATGCCTATCGAAATATCCAATCATTGTATGATATGCAAGGAAAGAGTATTAGTACTGTTACTGGGTTATGCTTCTTGACACATCAAATTGTTCTTCAAAACCTAAATCACGTGCAGATATCATGTAATATGGCATCTAAGTTTTGACATTGAGGCCAAAGAAAAAAGCTTTATGTCAATCCTCTGTAGTGCAGGAAAGAATCACTAGATCAATGGTGGATTGTATGTCACTAGATCAAAAGAATCATATGCtcatttttcttgattttatttcaattatGATCAAAAACAATGTATAGGGGAAATTTCACACTTAAAATCCAATAAACCCTTAACAAAGTATTCTATATCTATGGTTGGCAGATCTTCAACTGCAACCATTGACTTTAACTCTGGACCTTCCAATTTATTAAAGTTACTATCTAGCCATCATAACGGCCTATTTCAAGtagccattagatcaaaatTTGAGTATACCCGAGTTATTTATGTAAGAACTGTTTACTCAATTACCACCCATGTAATTCACATCAATCCATCTGTATtctcatataataatataatatatcttttcgtttgatgaaaattatgtgATTGCATATTGTGAGATAAAGAagaaatatcaaatatgttgCCTAATATTCTGCTAATGGCGCCTTTATCGATAGAGTTAAAAAGGTCATGTGCTAGTTAGTGGTTGTGTGAAAGAGTGGCCAGTTTATAACTCTATTGACAAAGGAGAAATGTGGTGAGTTATAAAGGTCTGTATTCTCATTTAAGAAGTTATTGCTAATTTCGTGTTTTTGTAGTTTTTCCAAAAAGTGAAATTTAAACTGTAatcaagattgaagaaccatTCAGGTTACAGTTGTATGAAAAAGTTGCCAGTTTATAATACTAAGCATCATTCACCAGAGAGGTTAACAATATCATTGCTTGGCTTATTTCATATACCAATTTTTAAATGTGTGATGAATACGTGCATGcagacaagaaaaataaaacatggtGACAATTTAGTCTTATAGGCAGAATGTGACGTATCGAATTTATATGAGAATTGCCACTTAGGAACCGTCATTACTAAAAGCTATTCAAATCAATGAATTCGACAACTATGACGTAGTATTCCATATGGGAAAGTTGTAATATGCAAATGGATTTCTGTCACAATtcaacccaagttgacccatGAGTAAAGTCAACTATAACTCCAATGTTTGTATTAATGTACCGCTAAATATTAACTTGTATATGCTTTTAAGGAGATTTTATGTTAGCGAGCAATGGTATCGTGCTCCTAATATGCAACCACAAACTGCTACTACTAGCTGGAATCGGTTGGACTTGTGATGGGAAGAGACTATGCAATTTGAATTCAACTTTTAATGGATTTTGTCTGGACCCTACCGTAGTAGTGGTGTTTTAATGGTTTGAATTTAGATCTAACTTTGAAACTAGAGTGTCAGTAGTCCACAAGTCAGGTTGGTTGGGTAATGTGCCAAAAGGTGTTGTCATTGGTAACCAAATGATTTAGTCTGGGTCCAATTGGGTGTCGAATATTATTAGCCAGTTTTGGTTGGCCAATGGGGGTCAAATGGTTACATCAGTTTTCTAGGAAGAAGAAAGGAGAGATCAATCTTGTT
The Erigeron canadensis isolate Cc75 chromosome 2, C_canadensis_v1, whole genome shotgun sequence DNA segment above includes these coding regions:
- the LOC122588838 gene encoding bifunctional adenosine 5'-phosphosulfate phosphorylase/adenylylsulfatase HINT4 — protein: MAGATSSCIFCQIARSSSSSTTILHADDKVVAFPDINPSSFRHYLVIPVEHIATVKDLRRTTEDHTLVNHMFNVGQMLLSRDAPNSIQYRFGFHQPPFNSVNHLHLHCMALPYVPRWRRIKYSSLGPLGGFIEAHKLLERLKP